In the genome of Daucus carota subsp. sativus chromosome 9, DH1 v3.0, whole genome shotgun sequence, the window TGTGATGGAGTCACAGTTGCGCTTTTTGCTTAGTGATGTCAAGTTTGGTAATCACAGAAGGTACCAGGTCTGGTTTGGAAAGAAGTTTCTTTGCACAGCAGAGAAGGAGACTCTTCTTATTGACATAGTTAGATTTATCTGTTGTTCACATCACCCACctaatgaaattatattatcgGACATAATTCCCAGATGGGCTGTCATTGGCTGGTTATTGAAATGCTGTAGGAAGAATTATGTGGAGGCTAGTGTTAAACTGGCACTCTTTTATGATTGGCTTTTCTTTGATGAGAACATGGACAATGTTATGAATATTGAGCCTGCATTCCTACTGATGGTCAACTCAATGTCCAAATATATTGAAATGACACATATGCTTCTAGATTTTTTGCTCCTTGTAGTAAATAACTATGATACAGAAAGGAGGGAAACTATTGTTCAGGGCGTTCAATCATCCTTCGATGTACTTGTTAGGAGAGGCGTGGTTCAGTCTCTGGATGTTTTGATTTCTTCTGATaagctttttccttttcttaaaGAGAGAATTGTAAAGCTGTTATCAGAGAGAAAAGTGACCTCGTTAGAAAATCTCCAGGCTGGTAGTTTTCGTGGATCCACTTCCTTACCAGATCATCCTGCTGCAGTTAGGATGGAATCCGGAACATTACAACATGACATGTCTGCATCTGCAAGCCAGAATGATGTAGAATTGGGCCCCCCTACTAATGTTACTTCTTGTTCTCCACTAGCAGAGAATGATGACATCCATCAACAAAGTTTAGAATCTCTAGTCCAGAATCTAGGAAAACATATCCGAAGTTCAAAACAAATGGGCATGCAAGCACTAGACAAGATACTGCACTTATATGTTAACCTATCTTCTAAAGCAGAAACCACCAATTTCTCTATTAGCCCTAATCAGTTATCTAGTATAATTGCAAAGGAATTTCAGTACAGTGGTAACCAGCTGTTTGAACAAAACTGGGATCAGGACCTTCAGTCTGCATCAGCCATAATAATACGGCACTTCATGTTTTCTCAGCATGAGACATTGCTAGGTATGCTTTTGTGTTGGAATAGAGATGGTCTTACTGTTGGGCCTTGCTTCTTGGCTTATGCAATAAATCTTGCTCACGAGGCTCATGTTCTGGGTTATGTCACACATCCCAATACCGTTGCCCATCCCGACACTCTGAGAGACTCTAACAAGACAACAGATTCTGGAATGTCCCTGCTGAAATATCATTGTGAGCAGTATTGTTGTTTTGTGAACAAAGGAAAGGATCTTTCTCAAGCTATTATTTCTACTTCGAGTATTAACGTCAAATTAGTAACTACCTTGATCGAGGGTGCATTTGCTGCCTATAGGGGCTTTAATATGCATAGGGGAAGGGAACTTGCTCCAAACTCTGATAATTATTTGCCGAAGATACTTTACTGTGATCTGATGTCCTATGCCAAACAGGATAATagaattttgaaattttcactGTACGGTATCTCATCTAATCTTCGTGACTTATTTTTGTGTGAGGAAAACATAATGAAGTCAATAGTGAGTCAGTTGGACTATTCTGATCTTCTTGACATACAATTTGATTTAGGATCGAAAAAACTATCCATATTTGGGGACAGCATTGAAGCTATATCTCATTTAATCAGAAGTTCTTTTCAATGGGAGTGTATCGAACAACACAACTTCTGGGGATTGCTGAGATCAGAGCTTGCAGTTTCTgaggttccaaaagaaaaggtGCTGTTGGAATTTTTCTGCACTGATGGCTTAGATCCTAAGATTTCCTCCATTGCTGTTGGTGGGCTCTTGGCACTGTGCAGCTCTCTTGCACCTACACCTGATCTTGTTGGAGCAGTTCTTTTACTACCTAATAAAATATTTACCAACTTTGCTACTACAGTTCTATCTGCTTGGGCTGTGTCCAATACCTCAATGTTGTTTACTAGTCTGGCTGAATTTATGGATAAGATTAATGCTGGGGATTCCATGATTCCTGATCTGAGTGAGATAATGATCAATAACTCTGCCTTCATATGGTTACTGAATTTTCTGGATGCAAAAAGGAATGAAAAGCAACAACTTTAGTCCAAATATTGCCCGGGTCATATCTATGCTTGGATATGATCAAATTTTTTCTATAGGGTCACTGATGCGAGATAATCCCTCGAAAGCTTTCATTAGAGGTCTGATTTGTTCTCTTCAAGATATTACGCATAATGATAGTGAATGATATAgctgatatataatttatgttagTTCAGAACTAATAGTCCTCTTGTAAATGGCTTAAAAATTGATCAACAGTATGCCTAAATAGACTCTGCttcttgcaatttttttttaaaagatgcaTTTAGAAGTGGTCTCTCGTTTTGGGACAGATAGAG includes:
- the LOC108192748 gene encoding uncharacterized protein LOC108192748, whose protein sequence is MGSRLIVGAPHEADNLLETSLREAFELLESQLSPPFSLKCRNELEYFDINKAIIYGILCEPQMGNVHIKHLHGIVTDGYAFFTNTLVRIVDELYEKLVDSVRVQLIWITLEMIDVSAIGFQGLLVALLRQIVGGDFSDKNLWLCSELVRIFFAKWDCLLEEESLVLTSALYVFLRLLADHCRLVGNLKVELLKKMEIDFCVRLLRERFHLCMMIGRDLVRLLQELVHVPEFRAIWKDLMLSPSEFKVPEFRDISQLYRVRTSSRYFLLRITPVMESQLRFLLSDVKFGNHRRYQVWFGKKFLCTAEKETLLIDIVRFICCSHHPPNEIILSDIIPRWAVIGWLLKCCRKNYVEASVKLALFYDWLFFDENMDNVMNIEPAFLLMVNSMSKYIEMTHMLLDFLLLVVNNYDTERRETIVQGVQSSFDVLVRRGVVQSLDVLISSDKLFPFLKERIVKLLSERKVTSLENLQAGSFRGSTSLPDHPAAVRMESGTLQHDMSASASQNDVELGPPTNVTSCSPLAENDDIHQQSLESLVQNLGKHIRSSKQMGMQALDKILHLYVNLSSKAETTNFSISPNQLSSIIAKEFQYSGNQLFEQNWDQDLQSASAIIIRHFMFSQHETLLGMLLCWNRDGLTVGPCFLAYAINLAHEAHVLGYVTHPNTVAHPDTLRDSNKTTDSGMSLLKYHCEQYCCFVNKGKDLSQAIISTSSINVKLVTTLIEGAFAAYRGFNMHRGRELAPNSDNYLPKILYCDLMSYAKQDNRILKFSLYGISSNLRDLFLCEENIMKSIVSQLDYSDLLDIQFDLGSKKLSIFGDSIEAISHLIRSSFQWECIEQHNFWGLLRSELAVSEVPKEKVLLEFFCTDGLDPKISSIAVGGLLALCSSLAPTPDLVGAVLLLPNKIFTNFATTVLSAWAVSNTSMLFTSLAEFMDKINAGDSMIPDLSEIMINNSAFIWLLNFLDAKRNEKQQL